One segment of Arthrobacter sp. MMS18-M83 DNA contains the following:
- a CDS encoding aldo/keto reductase, translating into MSATTEERTTAELMPGVQIPLIGLGTWPMMGENAAAAVSQAITNGYRHIDTAENYANETAVGEGIRRSGIERRQLFLATKFNTQWHSRSRVREAFDNSTRRLGVDYLDLFLVHWPNPAQGQFVEACEGLQQLMEDGCIRAWGVSNFKPAHLQRVQAAGIPVPLNQIQVDPEHGQPEQLAYHREHGILTAAYSPLGRNGGFLSHPAITGPATDLGKTPAQIVLRWHIQHGRAAIPKSANKQRQRENLDVFNFALTQPQITAINALETGTPPRLDSDTYFH; encoded by the coding sequence ATGAGCGCGACCACCGAGGAGAGAACGACGGCGGAACTGATGCCAGGTGTCCAAATCCCGCTCATCGGCCTGGGAACCTGGCCCATGATGGGTGAGAATGCAGCCGCCGCCGTCTCCCAGGCGATCACGAATGGTTACCGGCACATCGATACTGCCGAAAACTACGCCAACGAGACGGCGGTAGGAGAGGGAATCCGCCGCAGCGGAATTGAACGCAGGCAACTGTTCCTCGCCACTAAGTTCAACACCCAGTGGCACAGCAGGTCCCGCGTCCGCGAAGCGTTCGACAACTCGACCAGGCGGCTCGGCGTGGATTACCTTGACCTGTTCCTGGTGCACTGGCCCAACCCGGCGCAAGGACAATTCGTGGAAGCCTGCGAGGGGCTACAACAGTTGATGGAGGACGGGTGCATCCGGGCATGGGGTGTTTCCAACTTCAAGCCAGCACATCTTCAGCGAGTGCAGGCTGCCGGGATACCGGTCCCCCTGAACCAAATACAGGTCGACCCCGAACACGGCCAACCAGAACAACTTGCTTATCACCGCGAGCATGGGATCCTGACCGCCGCATATAGCCCACTGGGCCGCAACGGCGGCTTCCTCTCCCACCCAGCCATTACCGGCCCAGCCACGGACCTTGGCAAAACCCCGGCCCAGATCGTCCTGCGCTGGCATATCCAGCACGGCCGCGCCGCCATCCCCAAGTCGGCGAACAAACAACGCCAGCGTGAAAACCTGGACGTCTTCAACTTCGCCTTGACGCAGCCGCAGATCACTGCAATTAACGCGCTCGAGACCGGGACGCCACCCCGTCTGGACTCCGACACCTACTTCCACTGA
- a CDS encoding MFS transporter gives MSVPTLAPARPKNNAKIAAVSGFVGSALEYYDFFIFGSAAALIFGKLFFAPGPSAMLLSFATVGVAYIARPLGAVICGHLGDKFGRKKVLLITLLLMGTSTFLIGCLPTYTDIGMAAPILIVALRLLQGLSAGGESPGSSSLTLEHAPERKRAFYTSWTMSGIMFGIVLSTLVFIPVASMPEDQLFAWGWRIPFLASAVVTVIAFVLRRLLEEPAVFAEVKEHHEVVKVPILSLFRHHWVTVLRVTAMSLFTIINTIINVFALSYATSVVGVEKGLMLTVIAVANLAAVAMGPLAGMLSDRIGRKPVFVTGLALQIGMIYVFFTALSADNIALIFITGILLIGLAYTATNSIYPAYFPEQFPVKVRYSGMAISLMLGLLLAGFAPVISELLIGGDKANWVPVATFAAVACTISAVAALLAPETFKTPTALLGLKKSDPRRNAASPTSAPVDADATTAKAQA, from the coding sequence ATGTCAGTGCCGACATTGGCGCCAGCACGACCCAAGAATAATGCGAAGATCGCAGCCGTTTCGGGATTTGTGGGCAGCGCACTTGAGTACTACGACTTTTTCATCTTCGGCTCCGCCGCAGCGCTGATATTCGGAAAGCTGTTCTTCGCCCCTGGTCCTTCGGCGATGCTGTTGTCCTTCGCAACAGTCGGCGTCGCCTATATCGCCCGTCCGCTCGGGGCTGTGATCTGCGGACACCTCGGTGATAAATTCGGCCGCAAGAAGGTCCTGCTGATCACCCTGCTGCTGATGGGCACCTCAACATTCCTCATTGGCTGCCTGCCCACGTACACCGACATAGGAATGGCAGCACCGATCCTCATCGTGGCTCTCCGGCTCCTTCAGGGACTCTCCGCCGGCGGCGAATCACCGGGGTCCAGCTCCCTCACCCTCGAGCACGCACCTGAGAGGAAGCGCGCCTTCTACACGAGTTGGACGATGAGCGGCATCATGTTCGGCATCGTGCTCTCCACGCTGGTGTTCATTCCCGTGGCGTCCATGCCCGAAGACCAGCTGTTCGCCTGGGGATGGCGTATCCCGTTCCTGGCCAGCGCTGTAGTGACCGTGATCGCGTTTGTGCTCCGTCGCCTCCTCGAAGAACCGGCAGTCTTCGCGGAAGTCAAAGAGCACCATGAAGTGGTTAAAGTCCCGATCCTCAGCCTGTTCCGGCACCACTGGGTCACCGTCCTCCGTGTCACCGCCATGTCGCTGTTCACCATCATCAACACCATCATCAACGTCTTTGCGCTGTCCTACGCCACCTCAGTGGTCGGCGTGGAGAAGGGGCTGATGCTGACAGTGATCGCGGTTGCCAACCTCGCCGCCGTGGCGATGGGCCCGCTGGCCGGCATGCTGTCAGACCGGATCGGCCGCAAACCCGTCTTCGTCACCGGGCTCGCGCTCCAGATCGGCATGATCTACGTGTTCTTCACGGCCCTCTCCGCTGACAATATCGCCCTGATCTTCATTACTGGCATCCTGCTGATCGGGCTCGCCTACACCGCCACCAACTCGATCTACCCGGCCTACTTCCCGGAGCAGTTCCCGGTAAAGGTCCGCTACTCCGGCATGGCCATCAGTCTCATGTTGGGCCTGCTCCTGGCAGGATTCGCCCCGGTCATTTCCGAGCTGCTGATCGGTGGCGACAAAGCCAACTGGGTTCCGGTTGCAACATTCGCCGCCGTAGCGTGCACCATCTCCGCCGTGGCCGCTCTGCTGGCACCCGAGACCTTCAAGACTCCGACGGCCCTGCTGGGACTGAAGAAATCCGACCCACGCCGCAACGCGGCGTCGCCCACTTCCGCTCCTGTCGACGCCGACGCCACCACGGCAAAGGCCCAGGCATGA
- a CDS encoding MFS transporter: MTNLAAGPTISADDRRLKRAKKAALAAFLGGALEYYDFFIYATAASLIFSKIFFPAGDPTTALLASFATFGVAYVARPFGAVLFGHLGDKMGRKSTLVLTLVMMGAATFLIGVLPDFTTAGYWAPALLVLLRLMQGLSAGAETAGASALTTEEAPVGRRGFFASFAMSGISFGIVLASLAFLPVAAMNEADRLAWGWRIPFWLSIIVLFVAYMVRRSLEEPEVFEEKHDKGEIVKLPFAKMFSTHPAQFFQVALMSFETVTNTFMQSFGLAYAVSVGVDAATMLWVSILGNVIAIATQPLLARLSDSFGRRKVFITGVVGSGIMIFVYFFVISTANVPMIFLVSTLITAGTYSASNAIYPAWFSELFNVKVRYTGMAIGLQIGILCAGFTPLLGTALVGATKANWGPAAWIVAASSLLAVAGALWAKETSETPLRELGNPVP; encoded by the coding sequence ATGACCAACCTTGCAGCCGGCCCGACGATTTCCGCGGACGATCGTCGGCTTAAACGCGCCAAGAAGGCGGCTCTTGCCGCTTTTCTCGGTGGCGCCCTGGAGTACTACGACTTCTTCATCTACGCCACCGCGGCGTCGCTGATCTTCTCCAAGATCTTCTTCCCCGCTGGCGATCCCACTACCGCCCTGCTGGCCTCATTCGCCACTTTCGGCGTCGCCTACGTGGCCCGGCCCTTCGGGGCGGTGCTCTTTGGCCACCTTGGGGACAAGATGGGCCGAAAGTCCACCCTGGTCCTGACCTTGGTCATGATGGGGGCAGCGACGTTCCTGATCGGTGTCCTGCCGGACTTCACCACCGCCGGTTACTGGGCACCCGCTCTGCTGGTGCTGCTCCGGCTCATGCAAGGCCTCTCAGCAGGGGCAGAAACGGCCGGAGCCTCGGCCCTGACCACCGAGGAAGCTCCTGTGGGCCGCCGAGGGTTCTTTGCCAGCTTCGCTATGAGCGGTATTTCCTTCGGCATCGTGCTCGCTTCCCTGGCCTTCCTGCCGGTGGCCGCGATGAACGAAGCGGACCGCCTCGCATGGGGCTGGAGGATCCCGTTCTGGCTCTCCATCATCGTTCTTTTCGTTGCGTACATGGTCCGGCGCTCACTGGAGGAGCCCGAGGTCTTCGAGGAAAAGCACGACAAGGGCGAAATTGTTAAACTTCCCTTCGCCAAAATGTTCAGCACACACCCGGCCCAGTTTTTCCAGGTCGCCCTGATGTCCTTCGAAACGGTGACCAACACCTTCATGCAGTCCTTCGGCCTGGCCTATGCAGTCTCGGTCGGTGTGGACGCGGCCACAATGCTCTGGGTCAGCATCCTGGGCAACGTCATCGCCATCGCCACCCAGCCCCTCCTGGCACGTCTCTCGGACAGCTTCGGCCGGCGCAAGGTGTTCATCACCGGCGTCGTGGGCTCCGGCATCATGATCTTCGTCTACTTCTTCGTGATTTCCACGGCCAATGTCCCCATGATCTTCCTCGTCAGCACGCTGATCACCGCCGGAACATACTCGGCCTCGAACGCCATCTACCCGGCATGGTTCTCGGAACTGTTCAACGTCAAGGTCCGCTACACCGGCATGGCCATCGGCCTCCAGATCGGAATCCTCTGCGCGGGCTTCACCCCACTCCTGGGCACCGCACTTGTCGGCGCAACCAAGGCCAACTGGGGCCCGGCAGCCTGGATCGTGGCAGCATCCTCGCTGCTGGCCGTGGCCGGCGCACTCTGGGCCAAGGAAACATCCGAGACCCCCCTGCGTGAACTGGGCAACCCCGTCCCCTAG
- a CDS encoding Gfo/Idh/MocA family protein gives MITPSPVTSRPLRIGIAGCGAISRNHLEAFRALDDAVIVGVCDIDLQRAQDTADAWEIPAAVNTVQELLNLDLDIVSVCTPHPTHEDVVLQAAAAGVHVLCEKPIATDLASAEHMVTACADAGVKLGVLFQRRFWPAAQRIRAAIEDGTLGRPIMGQCSVMLHRDPEYYSRDAWRGTWASDGGGVLMTQAIHYIDLLQWFMGDVAEVYGKISTYKHGEHIEVEDSATAIITFTSGAMATLEASTAVSPSLGVQIRVTGESGASGSLTEFPEGSDGRVDLWAVSGSISTEPVHPEGVDPNVSLATINSQLVPHHTAQVRDFVQTLRDGNDPAVTGQDATKALRILLAVYESSRSGLPVRFDQSSERTASPAHVSG, from the coding sequence ATGATCACCCCATCACCTGTCACCTCCCGCCCCCTTCGCATCGGAATCGCAGGGTGCGGGGCAATCTCCCGCAACCACCTGGAGGCGTTCCGCGCCCTTGACGACGCGGTCATCGTGGGAGTCTGCGACATCGACCTCCAGCGCGCCCAGGACACCGCGGACGCCTGGGAAATCCCGGCAGCAGTCAACACGGTCCAGGAACTCCTGAACCTGGACCTGGACATCGTCTCGGTCTGCACCCCGCACCCCACCCACGAGGATGTGGTGCTGCAGGCCGCTGCTGCAGGAGTCCACGTACTCTGCGAAAAGCCCATCGCCACTGACCTGGCGTCCGCAGAGCACATGGTTACAGCCTGCGCCGACGCCGGCGTGAAACTGGGCGTCCTCTTCCAGCGCCGGTTCTGGCCGGCCGCCCAGCGGATCCGCGCCGCGATCGAGGACGGCACCCTGGGCCGTCCCATCATGGGCCAGTGCTCGGTGATGCTTCACCGCGACCCGGAGTACTATTCCCGCGACGCCTGGCGCGGCACCTGGGCCAGCGACGGAGGCGGGGTCCTCATGACCCAGGCCATCCACTACATCGACCTGCTGCAGTGGTTCATGGGAGACGTGGCCGAAGTCTACGGAAAGATCAGCACCTACAAACACGGCGAGCATATCGAAGTGGAAGATTCAGCGACGGCCATCATCACGTTCACCTCCGGGGCCATGGCCACGCTGGAAGCATCGACAGCGGTGTCCCCGAGCCTGGGCGTACAGATTCGGGTTACGGGGGAGAGCGGCGCATCGGGCTCTCTTACCGAGTTCCCTGAAGGCAGTGATGGACGCGTGGACCTGTGGGCCGTGTCCGGGTCAATCAGCACCGAGCCTGTGCACCCCGAGGGAGTTGACCCCAACGTCAGCCTCGCAACGATTAACAGCCAACTCGTCCCGCACCACACCGCCCAAGTCCGTGATTTTGTCCAGACCCTCAGGGACGGCAACGATCCGGCGGTCACAGGCCAGGACGCGACGAAGGCCCTGCGGATACTACTGGCGGTTTACGAATCATCCCGGTCCGGTCTGCCGGTCCGCTTCGACCAGTCATCTGAACGTACCGCTTCCCCCGCCCACGTCTCGGGCTGA
- a CDS encoding FAD-dependent oxidoreductase, with protein sequence MTSPSQTPSKLTDVDCDVLVIGSGAGGLSAAVTAAYHGLNVVVVEKADVCGGATSWSGGWVWAPGNPLAKADGVEEDRELFRTYLRHRLGRHYQEDRVDAFLEAVPHMVGFFHDKTSLQFVPGTKIKDIYGDTPGAGTGHRSVGPKPINARRIKPGLRAKMRHQLYETSFLGMGIMAGPDLTKFLSASQGDIRGIIHAGWRVGLHLLDLLTHRRNMQLVNGTALTGRLLKSADDLAVDIRVSTPARHLLTDDAGKVTGAVVNSPEGDLQINASRGVVLAAGGFPNDISRRRDLFPKSPTGWEHWTLAPKQTTGDGITMAQEVGARFETDVASPAAWCPVSLVPYWNGRTGTFPHIMDRAKPGSIGVRTNGKRFVNEANGYYDYVQGLLAATPEGEPVEAWQIADAAFVRKFPLGMAKPLPVPLFPYLRSGYLKKGNTLEELAAACGIDPQGLAATVASFNDNARKGIDPDFNRGATEFNRYGGDPKNAPNPSLRPLEKGPFYAVKIVPGSFGTFAGLASDSRARVLDTDGHPIEGLYVAGNDQASVMGGHYPAGGINLGPALTFGFIAGRDLANATHYEDDDSAAVLQVP encoded by the coding sequence ATGACTTCACCCTCGCAAACTCCTTCTAAACTCACGGATGTGGACTGTGACGTCCTCGTGATCGGTTCCGGTGCCGGCGGACTGTCCGCCGCCGTTACCGCCGCGTACCACGGACTGAACGTTGTGGTTGTCGAAAAGGCCGACGTCTGCGGCGGTGCCACCTCCTGGTCCGGCGGCTGGGTCTGGGCCCCCGGCAACCCCCTCGCGAAAGCCGACGGCGTCGAAGAAGACCGCGAACTTTTCCGCACCTACCTGCGCCACCGCCTTGGCCGGCACTACCAGGAAGACCGGGTGGACGCGTTTCTTGAGGCAGTTCCACACATGGTCGGCTTCTTCCATGACAAAACCAGCCTCCAGTTCGTGCCCGGAACCAAGATCAAGGACATCTACGGAGACACCCCTGGCGCAGGAACCGGGCACCGCTCCGTAGGGCCCAAGCCGATCAACGCGCGCCGAATCAAACCCGGGCTCCGAGCCAAAATGCGCCACCAGCTCTACGAAACCTCATTCCTGGGCATGGGCATCATGGCAGGGCCGGACCTTACCAAGTTTCTGTCCGCCTCCCAAGGTGACATTCGGGGCATCATCCACGCCGGGTGGCGGGTCGGACTCCACCTCCTGGACCTCCTCACCCACCGGCGAAACATGCAGCTGGTCAACGGCACCGCGCTCACCGGCCGACTGCTCAAATCAGCAGACGACCTGGCAGTGGATATCCGCGTCTCCACCCCGGCCAGACACCTGCTCACCGATGACGCAGGAAAGGTAACCGGCGCGGTCGTAAATTCTCCGGAAGGCGACCTCCAGATCAATGCATCCCGCGGCGTCGTCCTGGCCGCCGGCGGCTTCCCCAACGACATCTCCCGCCGCAGGGACCTGTTCCCCAAAAGCCCAACCGGCTGGGAGCACTGGACGCTCGCACCAAAGCAAACCACGGGGGACGGCATCACTATGGCCCAGGAAGTGGGTGCCCGCTTTGAGACCGATGTGGCGTCCCCTGCCGCCTGGTGCCCCGTCTCATTGGTACCGTATTGGAACGGACGCACGGGAACGTTCCCGCACATCATGGACCGGGCCAAGCCCGGCAGCATAGGGGTCCGCACGAACGGCAAGAGGTTCGTCAACGAAGCCAACGGCTACTATGATTACGTACAAGGCCTTCTGGCTGCCACTCCTGAGGGAGAACCCGTGGAGGCGTGGCAAATCGCCGACGCCGCGTTCGTCCGCAAGTTCCCGCTCGGCATGGCCAAGCCACTGCCCGTGCCGCTCTTCCCATACCTGCGCTCCGGGTACCTCAAGAAGGGCAACACCCTTGAGGAATTGGCCGCAGCCTGTGGCATCGACCCTCAGGGACTAGCCGCCACTGTCGCCTCATTCAACGACAACGCCCGCAAAGGCATCGACCCCGACTTCAACCGCGGCGCCACCGAATTCAACAGGTACGGCGGCGACCCAAAGAACGCTCCTAATCCCTCATTACGTCCGTTGGAAAAGGGCCCCTTCTACGCAGTAAAGATTGTCCCCGGTTCCTTTGGGACGTTTGCCGGGCTTGCGTCCGACTCGCGGGCGCGCGTTCTAGACACTGACGGCCATCCTATTGAAGGCCTTTACGTGGCTGGCAATGACCAGGCCTCAGTCATGGGCGGGCACTACCCGGCCGGTGGCATCAACCTTGGCCCCGCCCTCACATTCGGCTTCATCGCCGGACGCGACCTCGCAAACGCAACCCACTACGAAGACGACGACTCAGCGGCTGTATTGCAGGTCCCATAA
- a CDS encoding SDR family NAD(P)-dependent oxidoreductase has product MESQAPGTIADSRCLVVGAASGIGLATAARLRASGATVVGGDLPSSTWPSESGTLSLTLDVTDPASVAAAVSAAAREMGGLDAVVNCAGILGPVAPAAATSVEDFERIMKINLTGAFIVSQAVLPGMAETGYGRLLHIFSTAGKEGVVNMPAYSASKAGILGLVKSLAKEFATSGVTVNALAPGNVVTPLFAEVPKEQQAAQAAKIPMGRFGTPAEAAALIEFIVSPAASYTTGSVFDLSGGRATY; this is encoded by the coding sequence ATGGAGTCCCAAGCGCCAGGCACCATCGCCGACTCCCGCTGCCTGGTCGTGGGAGCAGCAAGCGGCATCGGGCTTGCGACGGCGGCACGCCTCAGAGCGTCCGGCGCCACGGTGGTCGGAGGGGACCTGCCCTCGTCCACCTGGCCCAGCGAATCAGGCACCCTATCACTCACCCTGGACGTCACCGACCCGGCATCGGTGGCTGCGGCCGTTTCTGCAGCGGCACGGGAGATGGGAGGGCTCGATGCAGTGGTGAACTGCGCCGGCATCCTAGGCCCCGTGGCCCCCGCAGCCGCCACATCGGTCGAAGACTTCGAACGCATCATGAAGATCAACCTGACAGGGGCGTTCATTGTCTCGCAAGCCGTCCTGCCGGGGATGGCCGAGACAGGGTACGGACGGCTGCTCCATATCTTCTCGACGGCGGGCAAGGAAGGTGTGGTCAATATGCCCGCCTACTCTGCGAGCAAGGCAGGGATCCTGGGCTTGGTCAAGTCACTCGCCAAGGAGTTCGCCACCTCCGGCGTCACCGTCAATGCCCTCGCCCCGGGCAATGTAGTGACCCCGCTTTTCGCTGAAGTGCCGAAAGAACAGCAGGCGGCCCAGGCCGCCAAGATCCCGATGGGCCGGTTCGGGACGCCCGCCGAAGCGGCCGCCCTCATCGAATTCATCGTTTCACCGGCGGCCTCCTACACCACGGGCTCCGTCTTCGATCTGTCCGGCGGCCGGGCTACCTACTAG
- a CDS encoding shikimate dehydrogenase — MSQQTMPGTWAFRPGEADISHRFVVGLLGSGITASLTPSLHEAEADRLGIAYTYRVIDLDIIAQPAERSAALVRHAADLGFDGLNVTHPSKQLVQDGLDELSSEARILGAVNTITFHDGRAVGHNTDHTGFTGGLRAGLPSAATESVVQIGAGGAGAAVAFGLLSTGTRHLVIADIEPARAETLAARLAPHFPGSQLSVARTDAVAGSIRDADGLVNSTPIGMTGHPGTPVDTDLIHSGLWVADVIYRPLETELLKAARGKGCAVLDGGRMVVGQAAAAFELFTGIPADAEHMLATFRQAVN; from the coding sequence ATGAGCCAGCAGACCATGCCTGGCACCTGGGCGTTCCGGCCGGGAGAAGCCGACATTAGCCACCGGTTTGTAGTTGGTTTGCTCGGTTCCGGCATCACTGCGTCCCTTACCCCGAGCCTGCACGAAGCCGAAGCCGACAGGCTGGGCATTGCCTACACGTACCGTGTCATCGATCTGGATATCATCGCGCAACCTGCCGAAAGGTCCGCGGCGCTGGTGCGGCATGCAGCGGACCTCGGGTTCGACGGCCTGAACGTCACCCACCCGAGCAAGCAACTGGTGCAGGACGGCCTGGACGAGCTTTCCTCCGAAGCCCGGATCCTCGGCGCCGTCAACACCATCACCTTTCACGACGGCAGGGCTGTGGGCCACAACACGGACCACACGGGTTTCACCGGCGGCCTCCGGGCTGGCCTCCCGTCGGCCGCGACTGAGTCCGTGGTGCAGATCGGGGCCGGGGGAGCCGGCGCTGCGGTCGCGTTCGGGCTGCTCAGCACCGGGACCCGGCACCTGGTCATCGCCGACATCGAACCGGCCCGGGCCGAGACCCTGGCCGCCCGGCTGGCCCCGCACTTTCCGGGCAGCCAGCTCTCCGTGGCCCGGACGGATGCTGTCGCCGGAAGCATCCGGGACGCCGACGGGTTGGTGAACTCCACACCGATCGGCATGACAGGCCACCCCGGCACCCCCGTGGATACCGATCTAATCCACTCCGGGCTGTGGGTAGCGGACGTGATCTACCGACCCCTCGAAACCGAACTGCTCAAGGCAGCCCGCGGCAAGGGCTGTGCCGTCCTCGACGGCGGACGCATGGTGGTGGGTCAGGCCGCCGCCGCCTTCGAACTTTTCACAGGAATCCCCGCCGACGCCGAGCACATGCTCGCCACGTTCCGACAGGCGGTCAACTAG
- a CDS encoding MFS transporter, with amino-acid sequence MVFLGILLMALSARLAVAGVSPIIALVTTDLPFDAVSIGMVGMLPTAGFALMGFLTPQFLRRARLEPLMLAAILLAVAGQLGRALGTSVAVFLLLSLLTMIGLGLGNIVLPPLIKKYFPDRIGLLTALYVTLFAISTAVAPQLAVPISEAAGWRVAVGVWSLVGAAAALPWIIVLLRHRAERPAMERLTRNSRPVPGPKIRPWRSPVGWGLALIFAGCSSNTFAIFTWLPAVLVDRGSTPGEAGSMLALYAIIGLPTSLVVPLLVARMRQPFPIGMFCTLLFAIGYAGLLLAPATSSPFWVVVFGLGQGTYSYALLMINKRTRTTAGSGALSGFAQGVGYSLAGLGPLLFGLLHDLSGGWTASFALLCACLLALTAGLLMINQPRMLEDI; translated from the coding sequence ATGGTGTTCCTCGGCATCCTTCTCATGGCATTAAGTGCCAGGCTCGCCGTGGCAGGAGTTTCACCCATCATCGCGCTTGTAACCACGGACCTGCCGTTCGATGCAGTTTCCATCGGCATGGTCGGGATGCTCCCGACGGCAGGATTCGCCCTGATGGGGTTCCTGACACCCCAGTTTCTACGGCGCGCCCGGCTTGAGCCTTTGATGTTGGCCGCGATACTACTGGCCGTTGCCGGACAGCTGGGCAGGGCCCTGGGAACGAGCGTTGCCGTCTTCCTGTTGCTTTCCCTGCTGACCATGATCGGGCTGGGCCTGGGCAACATCGTGCTGCCGCCGTTGATCAAAAAGTACTTCCCAGACAGGATTGGGCTCCTCACCGCCCTGTACGTCACGCTGTTTGCGATCAGCACAGCCGTGGCCCCACAGCTGGCGGTTCCCATTTCAGAGGCAGCAGGCTGGCGGGTGGCAGTTGGCGTCTGGTCACTCGTCGGCGCTGCAGCCGCGCTGCCCTGGATCATCGTGCTCCTACGTCACAGGGCAGAACGACCGGCCATGGAACGCCTGACCCGAAATTCACGGCCCGTCCCCGGACCCAAAATCCGTCCGTGGAGATCACCTGTCGGTTGGGGACTCGCCCTGATCTTCGCCGGGTGTTCCAGCAACACGTTCGCTATCTTCACCTGGCTTCCGGCCGTTCTTGTTGACCGCGGTTCCACGCCGGGAGAAGCCGGCTCCATGCTCGCCCTCTACGCCATCATTGGACTCCCCACCAGCCTTGTCGTGCCCTTGCTCGTAGCCAGGATGCGACAGCCGTTCCCCATCGGCATGTTCTGCACCCTGTTGTTCGCCATCGGGTACGCGGGACTCCTCCTGGCGCCCGCGACCAGCTCACCCTTTTGGGTCGTCGTGTTCGGACTTGGCCAAGGCACCTACTCCTATGCCCTCCTGATGATCAATAAACGCACCCGAACAACAGCCGGCTCCGGCGCCCTCTCAGGATTTGCCCAAGGCGTGGGCTACTCCCTCGCCGGCCTCGGTCCGTTGCTGTTCGGACTCCTGCACGACCTCAGCGGCGGCTGGACAGCATCGTTCGCCCTGCTCTGCGCTTGTCTGCTGGCTCTCACCGCCGGGCTTCTGATGATCAACCAACCCCGCATGCTCGAAGACATCTAA
- a CDS encoding TIM barrel protein → MTPNQPRLVGLAQLSLLTTAPPNLVGIAAQAGFDFIGVRVRPVTPSERPYNLQPGSQMLKETLARMQDTGITVRDIEFLLLDGSDQRDAWLRMMEAGQALGANSLTVAGADPDSARLLNTLTNMTEDGRNFGITPTLEAISYQPVASLAQAAKIASDAGCQIVVDALHFNRFIGARGAGQWSELRAHADIVPLLQLCDGPAGRPTSREALVLESRSEREVPGEGGFELAEVVASLPDGLPVSAETPSDRRVAELGELGWARRLKSGVDAVLADADTLRKLRALTPAGTK, encoded by the coding sequence ATGACACCCAACCAGCCCCGGCTCGTTGGCCTTGCCCAACTCTCACTGCTTACCACCGCCCCGCCGAACCTCGTCGGCATAGCCGCCCAGGCGGGCTTTGATTTCATCGGCGTCCGGGTCCGCCCCGTGACGCCCTCGGAACGGCCCTATAACCTGCAGCCGGGGTCACAGATGCTGAAGGAGACCTTGGCGCGGATGCAGGACACCGGGATCACGGTACGGGACATCGAATTCCTGCTGCTGGATGGCAGCGACCAGCGGGACGCCTGGCTGCGCATGATGGAAGCCGGCCAGGCCCTGGGCGCGAACTCCCTCACTGTTGCAGGAGCGGATCCGGACAGCGCCCGGCTGCTCAACACCTTAACGAACATGACCGAGGATGGCCGCAACTTCGGTATCACCCCTACCCTGGAAGCCATCTCCTATCAGCCCGTCGCGTCCCTCGCCCAAGCGGCGAAAATCGCCAGCGACGCCGGCTGCCAAATCGTCGTGGACGCGCTGCATTTCAACCGCTTCATCGGTGCTCGCGGCGCAGGACAGTGGAGCGAGCTTCGCGCCCACGCAGACATAGTGCCACTGCTTCAACTGTGCGACGGCCCGGCCGGCCGGCCAACCAGCCGCGAGGCGCTCGTCCTCGAATCCCGATCGGAGCGGGAGGTTCCCGGCGAGGGCGGGTTCGAGCTTGCGGAGGTGGTGGCCTCCCTTCCGGACGGTCTTCCGGTAAGTGCGGAAACACCGTCGGACCGACGCGTCGCTGAACTCGGTGAGCTCGGATGGGCACGGCGGCTCAAGTCCGGCGTTGACGCCGTGCTGGCAGATGCCGACACCCTGCGGAAATTACGGGCGCTCACCCCCGCGGGCACGAAATGA